A single window of Haliotis asinina isolate JCU_RB_2024 chromosome 5, JCU_Hal_asi_v2, whole genome shotgun sequence DNA harbors:
- the LOC137284484 gene encoding glutamate receptor ionotropic, kainate 2-like, protein MAAADEVDLVGIPFGATLERKRVVTFSSNIGADKIQVAYRKTAYTNEWLFLLKCYSLEVYLWGLVGFIWVVIFYTNLELSYWKRHSMKFTPAKLDVIQTPLAVALNQGAPHLPASSSGRVLLGSWRILCLIVIAIYTGNQTAFSAVKKDHVPFSNMQELAENNEYKIVMTKSIYLEAILQTSNDSVLKKIWSRILESRRPDLDFAAEELQWHTDLLLSGKYAFIEYETIFDAISANSSNVARMKHSIVSVLLQYPFPLHSPLAELFSSKLTVLYENGVIQEMLKKYKPKEKLETSDNTGQTQFSFSNMKAAVVTCSVSIGISCVMLTVECVLKKSIISRKLSR, encoded by the exons ATGGCAGCCGCTGAC GAGGTCGATCTCGTTGGGATTCCCTTTGGTGCTACATTAGAAAGAAAACGTGTCGTGACATTTTCAAGTAACATTGGTGCAGATAAAATCCAAGTTGCATATAGAAAAACTGCATACACTAATGAATGGCTGTTCTTATTAAAATGTTATTCCTTGGAGGTATATCTTTGGGGCTTGGTCGGATTTATTTGGGTTGTAATTTTTTATACAAATCTGGAACTGTCATACTGGAAAAGGCACAGCATGAAATTCACACCTGCGAAACTGGATGTAATACAGACTCCTCTTGCGGTTGCCCTAAACCAAG GAGCACCTCATCTACCTGCCTCTTCATCAGGACGAGTTCTGTTAGGCTCTTGGCGGATATTATGCCTTATTGTCATTGCTATCTACACTGGGAATCAGACTGCATTTAGTGCGGTGAAGAAGGATCATGTGCCTTTTTCAAATATGCAGGAGCTGGCCGAAAATAATGAATACAAAATTGTGATGACGAAGTCAATTTATCTCGAAGCTATACTTCAG ACGTCTAACGATTCTGTCCTCAAGAAGATTTGGTCAAGGATTCTAGAGAGTAGAAGACCCGATCTTGATTTTGCTGCGGAAGAACTTCAATGGCACACAGACCTCCTGCTCTCAGGAAAGTACGCATTCATTGAGTACGAGACTATATTTGATGCCATATCTGCAAACAGTTCTAATGTGGCGCGAATGAAACACAGCATCGTCTCCGTCTTGCTACAATATCCCTTTCCACTTCATTCGCCGCTTGCAGAGCTGTTTTCAAGCAA GCTAACAGTGCTGTATGAGAATGGGGTAATTCAAGAAATGCTGAAAAAATATAAACCCAAAGAGAAACTTGAAACCAGTGACAACACTGGACAAACGCAGTTCTCTTTCTCAAATATGAAAGCTGCTGTTGTTACTTGTTCAGTTAGCATTGGTATCAGTTGCGTGATGTTGACAGTCGAGTGCGTTTTGAAAAAGAGTATAATTTCAAGAAAGTTATCACGTTAA